A section of the Engraulis encrasicolus isolate BLACKSEA-1 chromosome 8, IST_EnEncr_1.0, whole genome shotgun sequence genome encodes:
- the p2rx8 gene encoding purinergic receptor P2X, ligand-gated ion channel, 8, whose translation MSPCKTLFLAAFDYKTVKYVIAENKKVGVLYRVIQLSILGYLIGWVFVTKKGYQATEESVQSSVMTKVKGVVLTNSTDMGLSLWGPEDYVIPPHGDANLFVTTNFIETPNQRLSHCAESDKVPDGRCKEDKDCLVGEAVTAGHGIKTGRCLKKDGNNSGTCEIYGWCPIERTQISHVPLLGKAETFTIYIKNFIRFPKFSFSKSNVLETNNASYLKTCLYHESLQPYCPIFRLGDIINRTGHRFQDMAQSGGAIGILIDWNCNLDRDASECQPMYSFTRLDVNSSVSSSTSGYNFRYVRYYKNATGHTYRTLFKVYGIRFDIMVHGKAGKFNIIPTMINIASGLALMGAGTFVCDLVLLYIMKKRTDYRRRKYESVKEPNSRAESNENEVEENGFQDCGETEVMKDNDSQV comes from the exons ATGTCTCCGTGTAAGACTTTGTTTCTTGCCGCGTTCGATTACAAAACTGTGAAATATGTCATTGCGGAAAATAAGAAAGTCGGCGTATTATACAGAGTTATTCAGTTGTCCATTCTGGGATACTTAATCGG ATGGGTTTTTGTAACGAAGAAAGGCTATCAAGCCACCGAGGAGTCCGTACAGAGCTCTGTGATGACCAAAGTGAAGGGAGTTGTGTTGACCAATTCCACTGACATGGGACTGAGTTTGTGGGGACCAGAGGACTATGTTATTCCACCTCAT GGAGATGCCAATCTTTTTGTCACTACCAATTTCATTGAAACACCAAATCAGAGGTTAAGCCACTGTGCAGAG AGCGATAAGGTCCCGGATGGTCGTTGTAAGGAAGACAAAGACTGCCTGGTGGGAGAAGCAGTTACTGCTGGTCACG GTATAAAGACTGGCCGATGCTTGAAGAAGGATGGAAACAACTCTGGGACATGTGAAATATACGGCTGGTGTCCAATTGAAAGAACCCAGATATCCCA CGTGCCTCTACTAGGTAAAGCTGAGACCTTCACCATCTACATCAAGAACTTCATCAGGTTTCCGAAATTCAGCTTCTCCAA GTCAAACGTCCTGGAGACAAACAACGCCTCTTATCTGAAGACCTGCCTCTACCATGAATCGCTCCAGCCCTACTGTCCCATATTCCGACTGGGGGATATTATCAACAGAACTGGGCACAGGTTCCAGGACATGGCACAATCA GGTGGGGCGATCGGGATCCTGATAGACTGGAACTGCAATCTAGACCGAGACGCGTCCGAGTGCCAGCCCATGTACAGCTTCACCCGCCTGGACGTCAACTCCTCTGTCAGCTCCTCCACGTCTGGATACAACTTCAG GTATGTACGCTATTACAAGAATGCCACGGGACACACCTACCGGACCTTATTTAAAGTGTACGGCATTCGTTTTGACATCATGGTGCATGGAAAG GCTGGGAAGTTCAATATCATCCCCACCATGATTAACATTGCATCAGGACTTGCTCTAATGGGTGCT GGTACATTCGTCTGTGATTTGGTTTTGCTCTACATAATGAAAAAGAGAACAGACTACAGAAGGAGAAAATATGAAAGTGTGAAGGAGCCGAACTCCAG GGCTGAGAGCAATGAAAATGAAGTCGAAGAAAATGGATTCCAAGACTGTGGAGAAACAGAAGTGATGAAAGACAATGATTCACAAGTCTGA